A single region of the Streptomyces sp. ITFR-16 genome encodes:
- a CDS encoding carbamoyltransferase C-terminal domain-containing protein, with protein MKRTPSVVLGLCSYTHDSSAALLVDGELVGFVEEERLSEQKHTKLYPARAVGWLLDQAKLSASDVDAVAYNFQPVRYLAESPVALRMALSSATRDRSLARAHGFAKVALRTRRRLRVLGSQFPSARVTSVLHHRAHQLTAYAASGWDEAAVLVVDSLGERQTTTIAHGHGVQHPRVHTLEAINDPASLGYVYGAVTEHLGWRRGDEEGTVMALAALGDPARFRHLFTTAVRTTATGFRIHPGYFPTRTLTSGYPRTSRRFVAETCPERHPSEPLTDVHRDLAAALQERTEQVMVHLARRARVFTGSRRLCVGGGVATNCVSIGKIIEADIFDEVFVPPAPGDAGTAIGAALAVHVDGRSPRPVAGIARRCYLGPSYEDQPLDLTPWPGLRQKTLGIETAEFLADQLAHGMIAGLFQGGVEAGPRALGNRSILASPLEPGVVERLNATVKFREPFRPFAPMVPAERAAEFFTLGQPAPYMSMASGVTDLTHERVPAIVHANGTSRLQTVTRSQNPFMHAVLTAFGRRTGIPVLINTSLNVKGKPICGTPEMALDCLANSGLDALLLEGRWITK; from the coding sequence ATGAAGCGCACCCCCTCCGTCGTCCTCGGCCTGTGCTCGTACACCCACGACTCCTCGGCCGCCCTTCTCGTCGACGGTGAACTCGTCGGCTTCGTCGAGGAGGAACGCCTCTCCGAGCAGAAGCACACCAAGCTCTACCCGGCTCGCGCCGTGGGCTGGCTCCTCGACCAGGCCAAGCTGAGCGCCAGCGACGTGGACGCCGTCGCTTACAACTTCCAGCCCGTCCGCTACCTCGCCGAGTCGCCCGTCGCCCTGCGCATGGCGCTCTCGTCGGCCACGCGCGACCGCAGCCTGGCTCGCGCCCACGGGTTCGCCAAGGTCGCCCTGCGCACCCGGCGGCGGCTGCGCGTCCTCGGCAGCCAGTTCCCCTCGGCCCGCGTCACATCGGTCCTGCACCACCGAGCCCACCAGCTCACGGCCTACGCCGCCTCCGGCTGGGACGAAGCGGCCGTACTCGTCGTCGACAGCCTCGGCGAGCGGCAGACCACCACGATCGCCCACGGCCACGGCGTTCAGCACCCCCGCGTCCACACCCTGGAAGCGATCAACGACCCGGCCTCCCTCGGCTACGTGTACGGCGCCGTCACCGAGCACCTGGGCTGGCGGCGGGGCGACGAGGAAGGCACCGTCATGGCGCTGGCCGCCCTCGGCGACCCAGCCCGCTTCCGGCACCTGTTCACCACGGCCGTCCGCACGACGGCCACGGGCTTTCGCATCCACCCCGGCTACTTCCCGACGCGCACCCTCACCTCGGGATACCCGAGGACATCCCGGCGGTTCGTCGCTGAGACCTGCCCCGAGCGGCACCCGAGCGAGCCGCTCACCGACGTCCACCGAGACCTGGCGGCTGCCCTCCAGGAGCGGACCGAGCAGGTGATGGTTCACCTTGCCCGCCGAGCCCGTGTGTTCACCGGCTCCCGGCGCCTGTGCGTGGGCGGCGGCGTCGCCACGAACTGCGTCAGCATCGGGAAGATCATCGAGGCTGACATCTTCGACGAGGTGTTCGTCCCGCCGGCGCCCGGAGACGCCGGAACCGCCATCGGGGCCGCCCTCGCCGTGCATGTCGATGGGCGCAGCCCTCGCCCGGTCGCCGGCATCGCCCGCCGCTGTTACCTCGGCCCCTCCTACGAGGACCAGCCCCTCGACCTGACCCCCTGGCCCGGCCTGCGCCAGAAGACCCTCGGCATCGAGACCGCCGAGTTCCTCGCCGACCAGCTCGCCCACGGCATGATCGCCGGACTGTTCCAGGGAGGCGTTGAGGCCGGGCCGCGTGCCCTGGGCAACCGCTCGATCCTCGCCTCCCCGCTGGAGCCCGGCGTCGTCGAGCGGCTCAACGCCACCGTGAAGTTCCGCGAGCCGTTCCGGCCCTTCGCCCCCATGGTCCCGGCCGAGCGCGCCGCCGAGTTCTTCACCCTCGGCCAGCCGGCCCCGTACATGTCCATGGCCTCCGGGGTGACGGACCTGACGCACGAGCGGGTGCCGGCGATCGTGCACGCCAACGGCACCTCCCGCCTGCAGACCGTCACCCGGTCGCAGAACCCGTTCATGCACGCAGTGCTGACGGCCTTCGGCCGCCGAACCGGCATCCCCGTGCTGATCAACACCTCCCTCAACGTCAAGGGCAAGCCGATCTGCGGGACACCCGAGATGGCCCTGGACTGCCTGGCCAACTCCGGCCTCGACGCCCTGCTCCTCGAAGGGCGGTGGATCACCAAATGA
- a CDS encoding DUF6082 family protein, translated as MNRPVLALATTIALASAVHIAQRRQQHRQSLELAVHQAHGRMLEVASTHPDLDPIWVRNHPDHVKDDESGPLLMCQWWLEFWRTGLNLRVFTPAVLRQNARNFMQDPMALKAWALTRHGRALQSRGRWDRLHVALLDAAFEEAGGPAQYPELELAPASAL; from the coding sequence ATGAACCGTCCCGTTCTCGCTCTGGCCACCACCATCGCCCTCGCGTCCGCGGTGCACATCGCCCAGCGTCGCCAGCAGCACCGCCAGTCTCTGGAGTTGGCAGTGCACCAGGCCCATGGCCGCATGCTCGAAGTCGCGAGCACACACCCGGACTTGGACCCGATCTGGGTGCGTAACCATCCCGATCACGTCAAGGACGACGAATCGGGTCCGCTCCTGATGTGCCAGTGGTGGCTTGAGTTCTGGCGCACCGGCCTCAATCTCAGGGTGTTCACCCCCGCCGTCCTGCGGCAGAACGCGCGGAACTTCATGCAGGACCCGATGGCCCTCAAGGCGTGGGCCCTGACCCGCCACGGTCGTGCTCTGCAGTCCCGAGGGCGATGGGACCGCTTGCACGTGGCGTTGCTCGACGCGGCGTTCGAGGAGGCCGGCGGTCCGGCCCAGTACCCCGAGTTGGAACTTGCCCCGGCTTCGGCCCTCTGA
- a CDS encoding HAD family hydrolase, giving the protein MTVPACGSPPGPAAPSDHGSRALLLDLDGVLLDTRPVMRRAWQRVREVHGVALPFRDYERHLGREFGDIMERLGVTDAEAVRRTYEVESVATAHLAEEFAGIVETLHAFVAADWRLGVVTSKHVDRAAPLLARLGCPFATIRTPAGAGRTKPAPDPLLLALVDLGVDPASAVYVGDMAVDQESAARAGVPYVHAGWGYGQPTAPAPETVSSPRELLSLLPAKQLVEGSTV; this is encoded by the coding sequence ATGACCGTTCCCGCTTGCGGATCGCCACCCGGTCCGGCCGCGCCGAGCGACCACGGGTCGCGCGCTCTTCTCCTCGACCTCGACGGGGTCCTCCTCGACACGCGTCCCGTGATGCGGAGGGCGTGGCAGAGGGTCCGGGAGGTCCATGGCGTCGCGCTCCCGTTCCGTGACTACGAGCGCCACCTGGGTCGCGAGTTCGGGGACATCATGGAGCGCCTGGGCGTGACCGATGCCGAGGCGGTCCGTAGGACGTACGAGGTGGAGTCCGTGGCCACCGCGCACCTCGCGGAGGAGTTCGCCGGCATCGTCGAGACGCTCCACGCCTTCGTGGCCGCCGATTGGCGGCTGGGCGTCGTGACGTCCAAGCACGTCGACCGGGCGGCCCCGCTCCTCGCGCGCCTCGGGTGTCCCTTCGCGACCATCCGCACGCCCGCCGGCGCGGGTCGGACGAAGCCGGCCCCGGACCCGCTCCTCCTGGCGCTGGTCGACCTGGGAGTCGACCCCGCCTCCGCCGTCTACGTGGGTGACATGGCGGTCGACCAGGAGTCGGCCGCACGCGCCGGCGTCCCTTATGTGCACGCTGGGTGGGGCTACGGGCAGCCGACGGCTCCCGCCCCGGAGACGGTCTCGTCCCCCAGGGAACTGCTGAGCCTCCTCCCCGCCAAGCAGCTCGTCGAGGGGAGCACGGTGTGA
- a CDS encoding thymidylate synthase, with protein MTSLTADSIAELFSGAVTLAKSGEKISPRGMATHEVRDVHLLLTQPRARLLYAPPARIVNPAFAVAETVWHLSGSDAPWIFDYNNRLRQFADEGVLLGAYGPRMRNWAGKVDQLARVVEILQADPDSRRALIQLYDPAQDAAGHKDVPCTLGFRFHLRAGRLHMATMMRGQDVWIGMPYDVFFYTVLHELVAGWLDAELGEFHLHIGSLHIYDEHIEQADMLTSLPASEIMPDLRTPWNGFGGLLDQVEARDVTGHPGWDAMAETLRSYRLWKDGKREQAWRAADTIDGPLGQALTAWYEELERRSTNRAATAGAR; from the coding sequence ATGACATCCCTCACGGCCGACAGCATCGCCGAGCTGTTCTCCGGCGCCGTCACGCTGGCCAAGTCCGGCGAGAAGATCAGCCCCCGGGGCATGGCCACCCACGAAGTCCGCGATGTGCACCTGCTGCTCACCCAGCCGCGTGCCCGCCTGCTCTACGCCCCGCCCGCCCGCATCGTGAATCCGGCGTTCGCCGTCGCCGAGACGGTCTGGCACCTGTCCGGCTCCGACGCCCCGTGGATCTTCGACTACAACAACCGGCTGCGGCAGTTCGCCGACGAAGGCGTCCTCCTGGGGGCGTATGGCCCCAGGATGCGGAACTGGGCCGGCAAGGTCGACCAGCTCGCCCGCGTCGTCGAGATCCTCCAGGCCGACCCCGACTCCCGGCGCGCCCTGATCCAGCTCTACGACCCGGCCCAGGACGCCGCAGGGCACAAGGACGTGCCGTGCACCCTTGGGTTCCGGTTCCACCTGCGCGCCGGCCGCCTGCACATGGCGACCATGATGCGCGGCCAGGACGTATGGATCGGCATGCCGTACGACGTGTTCTTCTACACCGTGCTGCACGAGCTGGTCGCCGGATGGCTCGACGCCGAACTCGGCGAGTTTCACCTGCACATCGGCTCGCTGCACATCTACGACGAGCACATCGAGCAGGCCGACATGCTCACCTCGCTCCCGGCGAGCGAGATCATGCCGGACCTGCGAACACCCTGGAACGGCTTCGGCGGCCTGCTCGACCAGGTCGAGGCCCGTGACGTGACCGGCCACCCCGGCTGGGACGCGATGGCCGAGACGCTGCGCAGCTACCGGCTGTGGAAGGACGGCAAGCGCGAGCAGGCGTGGCGGGCGGCCGACACGATCGACGGGCCCCTCGGCCAAGCCCTCACCGCCTGGTACGAAGAGCTGGAGCGGCGCTCGACCAATCGCGCCGCGACGGCGGGGGCAAGGTGA